The following are from one region of the Juglans regia cultivar Chandler chromosome 10, Walnut 2.0, whole genome shotgun sequence genome:
- the LOC108979633 gene encoding transcription factor KUA1-like isoform X2 — translation MGRKCSHCGNEGHNSRTCTSNRGTFAGGLKLFGVQLDLSSSSVAMKRSFSMDCLYSSSPSSLSSPPSSLSSSRISTDKNSDKTRIGYLSDGLTGRVRPQERKKGVPWTEEEHRTFLIGLEKLGKGDWRGISINYVTTRTPTQVASHAQKYFLRQASLDMKKKRRSSLFDMVGSSNMAGQSNESCNPKQRVPVSTGYAFGHKVHLNTSSTIDPLLGLSRSEHFESKNQETVWLYGLIDSHLMMNTSNAAKPSSPNAAVLPNLELTLAAPRPLEQINHPQNPFISAYSLTNSRINHGNDYPAALMVPVATPSRRS, via the exons ATGGGCAGAAAGTGCTCACATTGTGGAAACGAGGGTCATAATTCAAGGACCTGCACATCTAACAGAGGGACTTTTGCTGGTGGTCTTAAGCTCTTTGGAGTACAACTTGACTTATCTTCATCTTCAGTTGCCATGAAGAGAAGTTTCAGCATGGATTGCTTGTACTCATCATCACCCTCATCATTATCATCCCCACCTTCTTCGTTGTCCTCATCCAGAATTTCCACCGAcaaaaattctgataaaactagGATTGGTTATCTGTCTGATGGTCTAACAGGCCGAGTACGACCCCAAGAGAGGAAGAAGG GAGTTCCATGGACAGAAGAGGAGCACCGAACATTTCTAATCGGGCTCGAGAAGCTAGGGAAGGGTGATTGGAGAGGCATCTCTATAAACTATGTGACAACAAGAACTCCAACCCAAGTTGCTAGTCATGCTCAGAAGTATTTTCTACGACAAGCCAGCCTTGACATGAAGAAGAAGCGACGTTCAAGCCTCTTTGACATG GTTGGGAGCAGCAACATGGCAGGCCAGTCTAATGAAAGTTGTAATCCCAAGCAAAGAGTTCCAGTTTCTACTGGATATGCTTTTGGGCACAAAGTTCACCTCAATACCAGTAGTACTATTGATCCTCTACTAGGCCTTTCTCGATCTGAACATTTCGAGTCAAAAAACCAAGAAACTGTTTGGCTATATGGATTGATCGACTCCCATCTGATGATGAACACGTCAAATGCTGCAAAACCCAGTTCCCCCAATGCAGCAGTACTACCTAATCTAGAGCTCACGCTTGCCGCCCCAAGGCCTTTGGAACAAATAAATCATCCCCAGAACCCCTTCATATCGGCCTATTCATTGACAAATTCACGGATAAACCATGGAAATGATTATCCCGCGGCCCTGATGGTGCCAGTTGCCACCCCGAGCAGAAGATCATGA
- the LOC108979633 gene encoding transcription factor KUA1-like isoform X1, producing MGRKCSHCGNEGHNSRTCTSNRGTFAGGLKLFGVQLDLSSSSVAMKRSFSMDCLYSSSPSSLSSPPSSLSSSRISTDKNSDKTRIGYLSDGLTGRVRPQERKKGVPWTEEEHRTFLIGLEKLGKGDWRGISINYVTTRTPTQVASHAQKYFLRQASLDMKKKRRSSLFDMLQVGSSNMAGQSNESCNPKQRVPVSTGYAFGHKVHLNTSSTIDPLLGLSRSEHFESKNQETVWLYGLIDSHLMMNTSNAAKPSSPNAAVLPNLELTLAAPRPLEQINHPQNPFISAYSLTNSRINHGNDYPAALMVPVATPSRRS from the exons ATGGGCAGAAAGTGCTCACATTGTGGAAACGAGGGTCATAATTCAAGGACCTGCACATCTAACAGAGGGACTTTTGCTGGTGGTCTTAAGCTCTTTGGAGTACAACTTGACTTATCTTCATCTTCAGTTGCCATGAAGAGAAGTTTCAGCATGGATTGCTTGTACTCATCATCACCCTCATCATTATCATCCCCACCTTCTTCGTTGTCCTCATCCAGAATTTCCACCGAcaaaaattctgataaaactagGATTGGTTATCTGTCTGATGGTCTAACAGGCCGAGTACGACCCCAAGAGAGGAAGAAGG GAGTTCCATGGACAGAAGAGGAGCACCGAACATTTCTAATCGGGCTCGAGAAGCTAGGGAAGGGTGATTGGAGAGGCATCTCTATAAACTATGTGACAACAAGAACTCCAACCCAAGTTGCTAGTCATGCTCAGAAGTATTTTCTACGACAAGCCAGCCTTGACATGAAGAAGAAGCGACGTTCAAGCCTCTTTGACATG CTGCAGGTTGGGAGCAGCAACATGGCAGGCCAGTCTAATGAAAGTTGTAATCCCAAGCAAAGAGTTCCAGTTTCTACTGGATATGCTTTTGGGCACAAAGTTCACCTCAATACCAGTAGTACTATTGATCCTCTACTAGGCCTTTCTCGATCTGAACATTTCGAGTCAAAAAACCAAGAAACTGTTTGGCTATATGGATTGATCGACTCCCATCTGATGATGAACACGTCAAATGCTGCAAAACCCAGTTCCCCCAATGCAGCAGTACTACCTAATCTAGAGCTCACGCTTGCCGCCCCAAGGCCTTTGGAACAAATAAATCATCCCCAGAACCCCTTCATATCGGCCTATTCATTGACAAATTCACGGATAAACCATGGAAATGATTATCCCGCGGCCCTGATGGTGCCAGTTGCCACCCCGAGCAGAAGATCATGA